A stretch of Onychomys torridus chromosome 2, mOncTor1.1, whole genome shotgun sequence DNA encodes these proteins:
- the Kiaa1522 gene encoding uncharacterized protein KIAA1522 homolog isoform X3 yields MVVFLGRHLPALLEVFKKGSAKAESDKRQSAGPSQGLGSVVEEHQDNVFFPSGRPPHLEELHTQAQEGLRSLQHQERQKLSKGGWDHGDTQSIQSSRTGPDEDTISFCSQKSYMTESSTAEDALSVRSEMIQRRGSTFRPHDSFPKSGKSGRRRRERRSTVLGLPQHVQKELGLRNSGNSREAPGTPQPPGPRDAVRIPTVDGRPPGLALGTGVRVSLQALEAEAEAGPDTEAILQRHIDRVYHDDTLVGRSTGARPPPLTRPMSLAVPGLTGGAGPPEPLSPAMSISPQATYLSKLIPHAVLPPTVDVVALGRSSLRTLSRCSLLSASPASVRSLGRFSSASSPRPRSRHASSSSDTWSCSQSSETIVSDGSTLSSKGGSEGQPEGSVASSPAVPPPPGGSGRGSPSGGSTAEVSDTASIRSSGQLSGRSVSLRKMKRPPPPPRRTYSLHQRGPAVPGGPAGLPPKPERKQQPQLPRPPPTGGSAGVGAVPCPPSSAGSWGSGLSPGGSRRPPRSPERTLSPSSGYSSQSGTPTLPHKGLAGAPASPGRAQPPKPDRVTSLRSPGASVSSSLTSLCSSSSDPTPSDHSGPQMSTPLGDRFVIPPHPKVPAPFSPPPSKTKSSSQAAPALAAPALAPGPVSTIDTSPASPSMPQTTLTPLQESPIASKDQSPPPSPPPPYHPPPPPSKKPEVVEEVPPAPETAEECPPDSSWPPPPPPTPELQDLSMADFPPPEEVVFSAGLEPGPLDPCSSLAATPSAASSSQTSPQHTQTPPPAPPAPPAPPPTSSVSEPLAKVPQKDSVGKNSGAPREDAGVPLVTPSLLQMVRLRSVGASTGVPNSSPGPSAPQKPLRRALSGRASPVPAPSSGLHAAVRLKASSLAAAENPGSVQVGPPEAEPRSPQSPASKASFIFSKGTKKLQLERPVSPEAQADLQRNLVAELRSISEQRPSQAQKKPSKAPPPVARKPSVGIPPSSPSFPRAESLTAPSTNGLPHAEDRTNGELAENGGVQLAGTEKMGPPGSDP; encoded by the exons ATGGTAGTGTTCCTGGGCCGGCACCTCCCAGCCCTCCTTGAGGTGTTTAAGAAGG GCTCTGCCAAAGCTGAGAGTGATAAACGTCAGAGTGCAGGGCCCAGCCAGGGGCTAGGATCTGTAGTAGAGGAGCACCAGGACAATGTCTTCTTCCCCAGCGGGAGACCACCTCACCTGGAGGAGCTGCACACGCAGGCCCAGGAAGGGCTCCGCTCCCTACAGCATCAAG AAAGACAGAAACTGAGCAAGGGTGGCTGGGACCATGGAGACACCCAGAGCATCCAG TCCTCCCGGACGGGGCCGGATGAAGACACCATTTCCTTCTGCAGTCAAAAGTCCTACATGACCGAGAGCTCCACAGCGGAGGATGCCCTCTCCGTCCGATCAGAGATGATCCAGCGCAGAG GCTCCACCTTCAGACCCCATGACTCATTTCCCAAATCTGGAAAGTCGGGGCGGCGCCGGAGGGAGCGGAGGAGCACGGTGCTGGGACTGCCTCAGCACGTGCAGAAGGAACTTG GCCTGCGCAACAGTGGGAACAGCCGTGAGGCCCCAGGCACTCCACAGCCTCCCGGGCCGCGGGATGCTGTCCGCATTCCCACAGTGGACGGTCGCCCCCCGGGCCTGGCCTTAGGGACGGGGGTCCGGGTGTCCCTGCaggctctggaggcagaagcagaggccgGCCCCGATACAGAGGCCATCCTACAGCGCCACATTGACCGCGTTTACCACGACGACACACTTGTTGGCCGGTCCACGGGAGCCCGGCCCCCACCACTGACCCGGCCTATGTCCCTGGCAGTGCCTGGACTGACCGGAGGGGCGGGGCCTCCAGAGCCGCTGAGTCCAGCCATGTCTATCTCACCCCAAGCCACCTACCTGTCGAAACTGATCCCGCACGCCGTGCTGCCCCCCACCGTGGACGTGGTGGCTCTGGGCCGCAGCAGCCTGCGCACTCTGAGCCGCTGCAGCCTGCTGTCCGCCAGCCCGGCTTCCGTGCGCTCCCTGGGCCGCTTCTCCTCGGCCTCGAGCCCCCGGCCCCGCAGCCGCCATGCTTCCTCGTCCAGTGACACCTGGAGCTGTTCCCAGTCCTCTGAGACCATCGTGTCTGATGGGTCCACCCTCTCCTCCAAGGGGGGCTCCGAGGGCCAGCCGGAGGGCTCTGTAGCCAGCAGTCCCGCGGTGCCCCCTCCTCCAGGGGGCAGTGGGAGGGGGTCCCCGAGTGGGGGTAGCACTGCCGAGGTCTCAGACACAGCCAGCATCCGCAGCAGTGGGCAGCTGTCTGGCAGGAGCGTGTCCCTGCGTAAGATGAAGcggcctcccccacctccccgccGCACCTACTCCCTCCATCAGCGGGGCCCAGCGGTACCCGGTGGGCCCGCAGGGCTGCCGCCCAAACCTGAGCggaagcagcagccacagctgccccGGCCACCCCCCACAGGTGGgtctgcaggggtgggggcagtgcCTTGTCCACCCAGCTCAGCAGGCAGCTGGGGCTCTGGCTTGTCTCCAGGTGGCTCCAGGCGCCCCCCACGTTCCCCAGAACGGACACTTTCACCTTCCAGTGGCTACTCAAGCCAGAGCGGAACCCCAACTCTCCCTCACAAGGGTCTGGCAGGTGCCCCTGCTTCCCCAGGCCGGGCTCAGCCCCCTAAACCAGATCGAGTGACATCCCTTCGATCTCCTGGGGCCTCTGTGTCCTCTTCCCTCACATCTCTGTGTTCCTCTTCCTCAGACCCTACTCCCTCTGATCACTCTGGTCCGCAGATGTCCACCCCCTTGGGTGACAGGTTTGTCATACCTCCTCACCCTAAGGTACCTGCGCCTTTCTCTCCACCACCTTCCAAGACCAAGAGCTCTAGCCAGGCTGCCCCTGCTCTGGCTGCCCCTGCTCTGGCTCCTGGGCCAGTTTCTACAATAGACACCAGTCCTGCATCTCCTTCCATGCCTCAGACAACCCTGACTCCACTCCAGGAGTCTCCCATTGCCTCCAAAGACCAGTctcccccaccatccccacccccaccttaccacccacccccaccgccTAGCAAGAAGCCCGAAGTGGTTGAGGAGGTCCCACCTGCTCCAGAGACTGCTGAAGAGTGCCCCCCAGATTCCAgctggccaccaccaccaccacctacacCTGAGTTACAGGACCTGTCCATGGCTGACTTTCCCCCACCTGAGGAGGTGGTCTTCTCTGCAGGCCTGGAGCCTGGCCCCCTGGATCCCTGCAGCTCCCTGGCTGCCACCCCTTCAGCTGCTAGCTCATCCCAAACCTCACCCCAGCATACCCAGACCCCTCCACCAGCTCCACCAGCTCCACCAGCTCCACCTCCAACTAGTTCTGTTTCAGAGCCTCTGGCCAAGGTCCCTCAGAAAGACTCTGTGGGCAAGAACAGTGGGGCTCCCAGGGAGGATGCTGGCGTACCTCTGGTCACACCCTCACTCCTGCAGATGGTACGGCTTCGATCTGTGGGTGCTTCCACAGGGGTTCCAAATTCATCTCCAGGGCCATCGGCCCCCCAGAAGCCACTTCGAAGAGCCCTGTCAGGGCGGGCCAGCCCAGTGCCTGCCCCCTCCTCTGGGCTCCATGCTGCCGTCCGACTCAAGGCCTCCAGTTTGGCTGCCGCTGAGAACCCTGGAAGTGTTCAGGTTGGACCACCCGAGGCAGAGCCACGGTCTCCACAATCTCCTGCCTCCAAGGCCAGCTTCATCTTTTCCAAGGGCACCAAAAAACTGCAGCTCGAGCGGCCCGTGTCCCCTgaggcccaggctgacctccagcgAAATCTGGTGGCTGAACTTCGGAGCATTTCAGAGCAGCGGCCATCCCAGGCCCAGAAGAAGCCTTCCAAGGCTCCCCCACCCGTGGCCCGCAAGCCTTCTGTAggaatccctccttcctcccccagttTTCCTAGGGCGGAGTCTCTTACTGCGCCATCCACCAACGGGCTCCCTCACGCTGAGGACAGGACTAACGGGGAGCTGGCAGAGAATGGAGGCGTGCAGCTGGCTGGCACGGAGAAGATGGGCCCCCCTGGTTCAG ATCCATAG
- the Kiaa1522 gene encoding uncharacterized protein KIAA1522 homolog isoform X1, with product MTESSTAEDALSVRSEMIQRRGSTFRPHDSFPKSGKSGRRRRERRSTVLGLPQHVQKELGLRNSGNSREAPGTPQPPGPRDAVRIPTVDGRPPGLALGTGVRVSLQALEAEAEAGPDTEAILQRHIDRVYHDDTLVGRSTGARPPPLTRPMSLAVPGLTGGAGPPEPLSPAMSISPQATYLSKLIPHAVLPPTVDVVALGRSSLRTLSRCSLLSASPASVRSLGRFSSASSPRPRSRHASSSSDTWSCSQSSETIVSDGSTLSSKGGSEGQPEGSVASSPAVPPPPGGSGRGSPSGGSTAEVSDTASIRSSGQLSGRSVSLRKMKRPPPPPRRTYSLHQRGPAVPGGPAGLPPKPERKQQPQLPRPPPTGGSAGVGAVPCPPSSAGSWGSGLSPGGSRRPPRSPERTLSPSSGYSSQSGTPTLPHKGLAGAPASPGRAQPPKPDRVTSLRSPGASVSSSLTSLCSSSSDPTPSDHSGPQMSTPLGDRFVIPPHPKVPAPFSPPPSKTKSSSQAAPALAAPALAPGPVSTIDTSPASPSMPQTTLTPLQESPIASKDQSPPPSPPPPYHPPPPPSKKPEVVEEVPPAPETAEECPPDSSWPPPPPPTPELQDLSMADFPPPEEVVFSAGLEPGPLDPCSSLAATPSAASSSQTSPQHTQTPPPAPPAPPAPPPTSSVSEPLAKVPQKDSVGKNSGAPREDAGVPLVTPSLLQMVRLRSVGASTGVPNSSPGPSAPQKPLRRALSGRASPVPAPSSGLHAAVRLKASSLAAAENPGSVQVGPPEAEPRSPQSPASKASFIFSKGTKKLQLERPVSPEAQADLQRNLVAELRSISEQRPSQAQKKPSKAPPPVARKPSVGIPPSSPSFPRAESLTAPSTNGLPHAEDRTNGELAENGGVQLAGTEKMGPPGSDP from the exons ATGACCGAGAGCTCCACAGCGGAGGATGCCCTCTCCGTCCGATCAGAGATGATCCAGCGCAGAG GCTCCACCTTCAGACCCCATGACTCATTTCCCAAATCTGGAAAGTCGGGGCGGCGCCGGAGGGAGCGGAGGAGCACGGTGCTGGGACTGCCTCAGCACGTGCAGAAGGAACTTG GCCTGCGCAACAGTGGGAACAGCCGTGAGGCCCCAGGCACTCCACAGCCTCCCGGGCCGCGGGATGCTGTCCGCATTCCCACAGTGGACGGTCGCCCCCCGGGCCTGGCCTTAGGGACGGGGGTCCGGGTGTCCCTGCaggctctggaggcagaagcagaggccgGCCCCGATACAGAGGCCATCCTACAGCGCCACATTGACCGCGTTTACCACGACGACACACTTGTTGGCCGGTCCACGGGAGCCCGGCCCCCACCACTGACCCGGCCTATGTCCCTGGCAGTGCCTGGACTGACCGGAGGGGCGGGGCCTCCAGAGCCGCTGAGTCCAGCCATGTCTATCTCACCCCAAGCCACCTACCTGTCGAAACTGATCCCGCACGCCGTGCTGCCCCCCACCGTGGACGTGGTGGCTCTGGGCCGCAGCAGCCTGCGCACTCTGAGCCGCTGCAGCCTGCTGTCCGCCAGCCCGGCTTCCGTGCGCTCCCTGGGCCGCTTCTCCTCGGCCTCGAGCCCCCGGCCCCGCAGCCGCCATGCTTCCTCGTCCAGTGACACCTGGAGCTGTTCCCAGTCCTCTGAGACCATCGTGTCTGATGGGTCCACCCTCTCCTCCAAGGGGGGCTCCGAGGGCCAGCCGGAGGGCTCTGTAGCCAGCAGTCCCGCGGTGCCCCCTCCTCCAGGGGGCAGTGGGAGGGGGTCCCCGAGTGGGGGTAGCACTGCCGAGGTCTCAGACACAGCCAGCATCCGCAGCAGTGGGCAGCTGTCTGGCAGGAGCGTGTCCCTGCGTAAGATGAAGcggcctcccccacctccccgccGCACCTACTCCCTCCATCAGCGGGGCCCAGCGGTACCCGGTGGGCCCGCAGGGCTGCCGCCCAAACCTGAGCggaagcagcagccacagctgccccGGCCACCCCCCACAGGTGGgtctgcaggggtgggggcagtgcCTTGTCCACCCAGCTCAGCAGGCAGCTGGGGCTCTGGCTTGTCTCCAGGTGGCTCCAGGCGCCCCCCACGTTCCCCAGAACGGACACTTTCACCTTCCAGTGGCTACTCAAGCCAGAGCGGAACCCCAACTCTCCCTCACAAGGGTCTGGCAGGTGCCCCTGCTTCCCCAGGCCGGGCTCAGCCCCCTAAACCAGATCGAGTGACATCCCTTCGATCTCCTGGGGCCTCTGTGTCCTCTTCCCTCACATCTCTGTGTTCCTCTTCCTCAGACCCTACTCCCTCTGATCACTCTGGTCCGCAGATGTCCACCCCCTTGGGTGACAGGTTTGTCATACCTCCTCACCCTAAGGTACCTGCGCCTTTCTCTCCACCACCTTCCAAGACCAAGAGCTCTAGCCAGGCTGCCCCTGCTCTGGCTGCCCCTGCTCTGGCTCCTGGGCCAGTTTCTACAATAGACACCAGTCCTGCATCTCCTTCCATGCCTCAGACAACCCTGACTCCACTCCAGGAGTCTCCCATTGCCTCCAAAGACCAGTctcccccaccatccccacccccaccttaccacccacccccaccgccTAGCAAGAAGCCCGAAGTGGTTGAGGAGGTCCCACCTGCTCCAGAGACTGCTGAAGAGTGCCCCCCAGATTCCAgctggccaccaccaccaccacctacacCTGAGTTACAGGACCTGTCCATGGCTGACTTTCCCCCACCTGAGGAGGTGGTCTTCTCTGCAGGCCTGGAGCCTGGCCCCCTGGATCCCTGCAGCTCCCTGGCTGCCACCCCTTCAGCTGCTAGCTCATCCCAAACCTCACCCCAGCATACCCAGACCCCTCCACCAGCTCCACCAGCTCCACCAGCTCCACCTCCAACTAGTTCTGTTTCAGAGCCTCTGGCCAAGGTCCCTCAGAAAGACTCTGTGGGCAAGAACAGTGGGGCTCCCAGGGAGGATGCTGGCGTACCTCTGGTCACACCCTCACTCCTGCAGATGGTACGGCTTCGATCTGTGGGTGCTTCCACAGGGGTTCCAAATTCATCTCCAGGGCCATCGGCCCCCCAGAAGCCACTTCGAAGAGCCCTGTCAGGGCGGGCCAGCCCAGTGCCTGCCCCCTCCTCTGGGCTCCATGCTGCCGTCCGACTCAAGGCCTCCAGTTTGGCTGCCGCTGAGAACCCTGGAAGTGTTCAGGTTGGACCACCCGAGGCAGAGCCACGGTCTCCACAATCTCCTGCCTCCAAGGCCAGCTTCATCTTTTCCAAGGGCACCAAAAAACTGCAGCTCGAGCGGCCCGTGTCCCCTgaggcccaggctgacctccagcgAAATCTGGTGGCTGAACTTCGGAGCATTTCAGAGCAGCGGCCATCCCAGGCCCAGAAGAAGCCTTCCAAGGCTCCCCCACCCGTGGCCCGCAAGCCTTCTGTAggaatccctccttcctcccccagttTTCCTAGGGCGGAGTCTCTTACTGCGCCATCCACCAACGGGCTCCCTCACGCTGAGGACAGGACTAACGGGGAGCTGGCAGAGAATGGAGGCGTGCAGCTGGCTGGCACGGAGAAGATGGGCCCCCCTGGTTCAG ATCCATAG
- the Kiaa1522 gene encoding uncharacterized protein KIAA1522 homolog isoform X2, translated as MGNSHHKRKAPSGPRTRSFWRFGRSAKQPAGSAKAESDKRQSAGPSQGLGSVVEEHQDNVFFPSGRPPHLEELHTQAQEGLRSLQHQERQKLSKGGWDHGDTQSIQSSRTGPDEDTISFCSQKSYMTESSTAEDALSVRSEMIQRRGSTFRPHDSFPKSGKSGRRRRERRSTVLGLPQHVQKELGLRNSGNSREAPGTPQPPGPRDAVRIPTVDGRPPGLALGTGVRVSLQALEAEAEAGPDTEAILQRHIDRVYHDDTLVGRSTGARPPPLTRPMSLAVPGLTGGAGPPEPLSPAMSISPQATYLSKLIPHAVLPPTVDVVALGRSSLRTLSRCSLLSASPASVRSLGRFSSASSPRPRSRHASSSSDTWSCSQSSETIVSDGSTLSSKGGSEGQPEGSVASSPAVPPPPGGSGRGSPSGGSTAEVSDTASIRSSGQLSGRSVSLRKMKRPPPPPRRTYSLHQRGPAVPGGPAGLPPKPERKQQPQLPRPPPTGGSAGVGAVPCPPSSAGSWGSGLSPGGSRRPPRSPERTLSPSSGYSSQSGTPTLPHKGLAGAPASPGRAQPPKPDRVTSLRSPGASVSSSLTSLCSSSSDPTPSDHSGPQMSTPLGDRFVIPPHPKVPAPFSPPPSKTKSSSQAAPALAAPALAPGPVSTIDTSPASPSMPQTTLTPLQESPIASKDQSPPPSPPPPYHPPPPPSKKPEVVEEVPPAPETAEECPPDSSWPPPPPPTPELQDLSMADFPPPEEVVFSAGLEPGPLDPCSSLAATPSAASSSQTSPQHTQTPPPAPPAPPAPPPTSSVSEPLAKVPQKDSVGKNSGAPREDAGVPLVTPSLLQMVRLRSVGASTGVPNSSPGPSAPQKPLRRALSGRASPVPAPSSGLHAAVRLKASSLAAAENPGSVQVGPPEAEPRSPQSPASKASFIFSKGTKKLQLERPVSPEAQADLQRNLVAELRSISEQRPSQAQKKPSKAPPPVARKPSVGIPPSSPSFPRAESLTAPSTNGLPHAEDRTNGELAENGGVQLAGTEKMGPPGSDP; from the exons GCTCTGCCAAAGCTGAGAGTGATAAACGTCAGAGTGCAGGGCCCAGCCAGGGGCTAGGATCTGTAGTAGAGGAGCACCAGGACAATGTCTTCTTCCCCAGCGGGAGACCACCTCACCTGGAGGAGCTGCACACGCAGGCCCAGGAAGGGCTCCGCTCCCTACAGCATCAAG AAAGACAGAAACTGAGCAAGGGTGGCTGGGACCATGGAGACACCCAGAGCATCCAG TCCTCCCGGACGGGGCCGGATGAAGACACCATTTCCTTCTGCAGTCAAAAGTCCTACATGACCGAGAGCTCCACAGCGGAGGATGCCCTCTCCGTCCGATCAGAGATGATCCAGCGCAGAG GCTCCACCTTCAGACCCCATGACTCATTTCCCAAATCTGGAAAGTCGGGGCGGCGCCGGAGGGAGCGGAGGAGCACGGTGCTGGGACTGCCTCAGCACGTGCAGAAGGAACTTG GCCTGCGCAACAGTGGGAACAGCCGTGAGGCCCCAGGCACTCCACAGCCTCCCGGGCCGCGGGATGCTGTCCGCATTCCCACAGTGGACGGTCGCCCCCCGGGCCTGGCCTTAGGGACGGGGGTCCGGGTGTCCCTGCaggctctggaggcagaagcagaggccgGCCCCGATACAGAGGCCATCCTACAGCGCCACATTGACCGCGTTTACCACGACGACACACTTGTTGGCCGGTCCACGGGAGCCCGGCCCCCACCACTGACCCGGCCTATGTCCCTGGCAGTGCCTGGACTGACCGGAGGGGCGGGGCCTCCAGAGCCGCTGAGTCCAGCCATGTCTATCTCACCCCAAGCCACCTACCTGTCGAAACTGATCCCGCACGCCGTGCTGCCCCCCACCGTGGACGTGGTGGCTCTGGGCCGCAGCAGCCTGCGCACTCTGAGCCGCTGCAGCCTGCTGTCCGCCAGCCCGGCTTCCGTGCGCTCCCTGGGCCGCTTCTCCTCGGCCTCGAGCCCCCGGCCCCGCAGCCGCCATGCTTCCTCGTCCAGTGACACCTGGAGCTGTTCCCAGTCCTCTGAGACCATCGTGTCTGATGGGTCCACCCTCTCCTCCAAGGGGGGCTCCGAGGGCCAGCCGGAGGGCTCTGTAGCCAGCAGTCCCGCGGTGCCCCCTCCTCCAGGGGGCAGTGGGAGGGGGTCCCCGAGTGGGGGTAGCACTGCCGAGGTCTCAGACACAGCCAGCATCCGCAGCAGTGGGCAGCTGTCTGGCAGGAGCGTGTCCCTGCGTAAGATGAAGcggcctcccccacctccccgccGCACCTACTCCCTCCATCAGCGGGGCCCAGCGGTACCCGGTGGGCCCGCAGGGCTGCCGCCCAAACCTGAGCggaagcagcagccacagctgccccGGCCACCCCCCACAGGTGGgtctgcaggggtgggggcagtgcCTTGTCCACCCAGCTCAGCAGGCAGCTGGGGCTCTGGCTTGTCTCCAGGTGGCTCCAGGCGCCCCCCACGTTCCCCAGAACGGACACTTTCACCTTCCAGTGGCTACTCAAGCCAGAGCGGAACCCCAACTCTCCCTCACAAGGGTCTGGCAGGTGCCCCTGCTTCCCCAGGCCGGGCTCAGCCCCCTAAACCAGATCGAGTGACATCCCTTCGATCTCCTGGGGCCTCTGTGTCCTCTTCCCTCACATCTCTGTGTTCCTCTTCCTCAGACCCTACTCCCTCTGATCACTCTGGTCCGCAGATGTCCACCCCCTTGGGTGACAGGTTTGTCATACCTCCTCACCCTAAGGTACCTGCGCCTTTCTCTCCACCACCTTCCAAGACCAAGAGCTCTAGCCAGGCTGCCCCTGCTCTGGCTGCCCCTGCTCTGGCTCCTGGGCCAGTTTCTACAATAGACACCAGTCCTGCATCTCCTTCCATGCCTCAGACAACCCTGACTCCACTCCAGGAGTCTCCCATTGCCTCCAAAGACCAGTctcccccaccatccccacccccaccttaccacccacccccaccgccTAGCAAGAAGCCCGAAGTGGTTGAGGAGGTCCCACCTGCTCCAGAGACTGCTGAAGAGTGCCCCCCAGATTCCAgctggccaccaccaccaccacctacacCTGAGTTACAGGACCTGTCCATGGCTGACTTTCCCCCACCTGAGGAGGTGGTCTTCTCTGCAGGCCTGGAGCCTGGCCCCCTGGATCCCTGCAGCTCCCTGGCTGCCACCCCTTCAGCTGCTAGCTCATCCCAAACCTCACCCCAGCATACCCAGACCCCTCCACCAGCTCCACCAGCTCCACCAGCTCCACCTCCAACTAGTTCTGTTTCAGAGCCTCTGGCCAAGGTCCCTCAGAAAGACTCTGTGGGCAAGAACAGTGGGGCTCCCAGGGAGGATGCTGGCGTACCTCTGGTCACACCCTCACTCCTGCAGATGGTACGGCTTCGATCTGTGGGTGCTTCCACAGGGGTTCCAAATTCATCTCCAGGGCCATCGGCCCCCCAGAAGCCACTTCGAAGAGCCCTGTCAGGGCGGGCCAGCCCAGTGCCTGCCCCCTCCTCTGGGCTCCATGCTGCCGTCCGACTCAAGGCCTCCAGTTTGGCTGCCGCTGAGAACCCTGGAAGTGTTCAGGTTGGACCACCCGAGGCAGAGCCACGGTCTCCACAATCTCCTGCCTCCAAGGCCAGCTTCATCTTTTCCAAGGGCACCAAAAAACTGCAGCTCGAGCGGCCCGTGTCCCCTgaggcccaggctgacctccagcgAAATCTGGTGGCTGAACTTCGGAGCATTTCAGAGCAGCGGCCATCCCAGGCCCAGAAGAAGCCTTCCAAGGCTCCCCCACCCGTGGCCCGCAAGCCTTCTGTAggaatccctccttcctcccccagttTTCCTAGGGCGGAGTCTCTTACTGCGCCATCCACCAACGGGCTCCCTCACGCTGAGGACAGGACTAACGGGGAGCTGGCAGAGAATGGAGGCGTGCAGCTGGCTGGCACGGAGAAGATGGGCCCCCCTGGTTCAG ATCCATAG